A genomic window from Candidatus Liberibacter americanus str. Sao Paulo includes:
- the nhaA gene encoding Na+/H+ antiporter NhaA — MSHLYNQKNLLLKKSKEILQKDTLPGIILIIVAITTLMVANISFSSQYYFNFLQFKINDLTVKYWINDIFMTFYFLMIGLEIKHELVEGELSSWKKRSLPGLGAIGGIILPALIYIFINRNTEIAIKGWAIPTATDIAFTLGILSLIGSNFPPSLKLFFTALAIIDDFFAVIITAVFYTKNIDVSCLSIAIAIIFLLIVFNRLRIFSLTLYVLFGAILWHFMFKSGVHATFFGFIFSLVLPYQTNNCNDKNKLSFYFLEDILKYFVNLLILPTFIFINAGFSISIISNISIFDPVVLGIMMGLFIGKQAGIFLFSFIAVKIGVGIMPKNSNWHLIYGGSALCGIGFTMSLFLTLCSFPQYNDLQEKAKLGIISASIASIIFAYFILRAAKYKKTYLKI, encoded by the coding sequence ATGAGTCACCTCTATAATCAAAAAAATTTGCTACTAAAAAAATCCAAAGAAATACTGCAAAAAGATACCCTCCCCGGAATCATATTGATCATTGTAGCTATCACAACACTGATGGTAGCAAATATATCGTTTTCTTCCCAGTATTATTTTAATTTTTTACAATTCAAAATTAATGATTTGACAGTTAAATATTGGATTAACGACATATTTATGACATTTTATTTTTTAATGATTGGATTAGAAATAAAACATGAACTCGTAGAAGGAGAATTATCAAGCTGGAAAAAACGATCTTTACCTGGACTAGGAGCAATAGGAGGCATAATTTTGCCTGCTCTTATATATATATTTATTAATAGAAACACAGAAATTGCTATCAAAGGATGGGCTATCCCCACAGCAACAGACATCGCATTCACACTCGGAATATTATCACTAATTGGGTCGAATTTTCCACCTTCACTCAAATTATTCTTTACCGCACTAGCAATTATAGATGATTTTTTCGCAGTAATTATTACTGCAGTTTTTTATACTAAAAATATTGATGTATCTTGCCTTAGCATTGCAATAGCCATAATATTTTTACTTATTGTATTTAATAGATTGAGAATATTTAGCCTGACATTATATGTATTATTTGGAGCAATATTATGGCATTTTATGTTTAAATCTGGGGTTCATGCAACATTTTTTGGGTTTATATTTTCCCTTGTTTTACCTTATCAAACTAATAATTGTAATGATAAAAACAAATTATCATTTTACTTTTTAGAAGACATACTAAAATATTTCGTGAATCTTCTGATACTGCCAACTTTTATTTTTATCAATGCGGGATTTTCTATATCTATAATATCCAATATAAGTATTTTTGATCCCGTAGTATTAGGGATAATGATGGGGCTGTTCATTGGGAAGCAGGCGGGTATTTTTTTATTTTCATTTATCGCAGTGAAAATTGGAGTAGGAATAATGCCTAAAAACTCCAATTGGCATCTAATATATGGAGGATCGGCTCTATGTGGAATAGGCTTTACAATGAGCTTATTCCTGACCTTATGCTCTTTCCCGCAATATAATGATTTACAGGAAAAAGCAAAATTAGGCATTATATCAGCATCTATTGCTTCAATAATATTCGCATATTTTATATTAAGAGCAGCAAAATATAAGAAAACATATCTCAAAATATAG
- the rpmF gene encoding 50S ribosomal protein L32 codes for MAVPKRKTSPSKRGMRRSADAITRPSYVEDKKSGELRRPHHVDMKTGYYRGRQVFVIKEE; via the coding sequence ATGGCTGTACCTAAACGAAAAACTAGTCCTTCCAAACGAGGCATGCGTCGGTCTGCAGATGCTATAACCCGTCCTTCATATGTGGAGGATAAAAAATCAGGTGAGCTAAGGCGTCCTCATCATGTCGATATGAAGACAGGATATTATCGAGGACGTCAAGTATTTGTTATAAAAGAAGAATAA
- a CDS encoding ferredoxin--NADP reductase yields MNNTTSNFYSETVISVKHYTDRLFYFCITRPKTFRFRSGEFVMLGLMVDGRYISRAYSMTSPCWDDKLEFFSIKVENGPLTSYLQNIKSGDIILLKKKSTGTLVLDALIPGKRLYLFSTGTGIAPFMSLIRDPETYEKFDEVIITHTCRYISELQYGLDVVGDIYKNEILNQLVGKKLKHYTTVTKEDYLYKGRITNQILSGEFYSNIGVSTLDPNIDRAMICGSPSMIADMKKILINQKFIEGSNSRPGTFVIERAFAG; encoded by the coding sequence ATGAACAATACTACTTCAAATTTTTACAGTGAGACTGTCATATCGGTTAAGCATTATACAGATAGATTATTCTATTTTTGTATAACTAGACCAAAGACGTTTCGATTTAGATCAGGTGAATTCGTAATGCTTGGTCTCATGGTTGATGGAAGATATATCAGTCGTGCCTATTCGATGACAAGTCCTTGTTGGGATGATAAATTAGAATTTTTTTCTATAAAAGTGGAAAATGGTCCTCTGACATCCTATCTACAGAATATTAAGTCTGGTGATATTATTTTGTTAAAAAAGAAATCTACAGGCACTCTAGTCTTAGATGCATTGATTCCAGGTAAAAGATTATATTTATTTTCTACAGGAACGGGAATTGCTCCTTTTATGAGTTTGATTCGCGATCCTGAAACGTATGAAAAATTTGATGAAGTTATTATAACTCATACTTGTCGGTATATTTCTGAATTACAATATGGATTAGATGTGGTGGGAGACATTTATAAAAATGAGATTTTAAATCAATTAGTTGGTAAAAAACTTAAACACTATACAACAGTTACTAAAGAAGATTATTTATATAAAGGTCGAATTACTAATCAGATTTTGTCAGGTGAATTCTATAGTAATATTGGTGTGTCTACTTTAGATCCTAACATTGATCGAGCAATGATTTGTGGATCTCCTTCTATGATTGCTGATATGAAGAAAATACTAATAAATCAAAAGTTTATAGAAGGATCTAATAGCAGGCCTGGAACATTTGTTATAGAACGTGCATTTGCAGGATAG